The segment tcaactaattaagacaaattttagttaattgccttttttttttctttcgaaTTGTAGGAGtaaaaagatttattttttggagtttttaatCTCTAATTGCAAAGATTCGATAATGTATGTATACATATCTAGTTTCTTTGGTGaataaggttttcttttcttttttttggtatctGATCGCTCAAATTTTTGGCTGTTTGTAGGGAATCCGAATTCGCAGGAAAGGGTTTGTCAGTTCTCAACAATAGAAGGAATGGCATAAGCCCTAGATTTGACGGGCATTATAGAAACCTTAGATGTTATAAGTCTAACAGAAACCCTAATTGGTGTGACAAAATTCCTAAATTCActaattgctttgatttggttCTGTtcacaaggaaaaagaaaatagtatcaTCTGCATAAGGCTTTACTTCTTGGGGTTTTAGGAGCTTTTCTGGGCTCTTTTGGATTTACCCTATTAATTGGGTTTTCCGATTGGAGCACAATTGGCTTTGTATGAGATTTAGGGTTTGGAACTTCTAGGTGATACACATAGGGATTTGATTCTGTAAGATAAACAATGTCAATTGCCAGTGTAGCACTTAGTCCAGTGCTCGAGGAGTCTCTATGCTTCCCCAGTAGGTCCACCGGTCTGTATGGCCCATGCTCAAGTGAGTCAATCTTGGTCTACATTGCTGATGCTGGGTCTGTGGTTCCCATGTGTGTTATGGAGTCAGATTCGATTGCTTTGGTGAAGCTAAGAATCCAGAACCACAAAGGTTATTATGTGAAGAAGCAGAAATTGGTTTGTGAAGGGAGAGAATTAGCTAGGAACAATACTTCCGTCCGAGACTATGGGTTAAGTGAAGGGATTGTATTGCATTTGGTGGTAAAACTCTCTGATCTCCAAGCAATTACTGTTAGGACTGTATGTGGGAAGGAGTTTGAGTTCCAAGTTGATAGGAATAGAAACGTGGGTTATGTGAAACAGCAGATTGCTAAGAAGGGGAAAGGGTTTGTTGATCTCAAGGATCAAGAACTGCTATGTGATGGCGAAGAGCTTGAAGATCAGAGACTAATCAATGACATATGCAAAAATAATGACACTGTGATTCACTTGCTAGTTAGGAAATCTGCCAAAGTAAGAGTTAAACCTGTTGAGAAAGATTTAGTAGTGTCTATCGAAGCACTAAATCTGAAAGAGAAGGGGGCTGGTGTTAGAGAACACCAATGGGGAGCATTATCTGGGGGACGTCCTGTCATAGAGAGTATGCCATTGCAAAGAGATTTTCTTTTGGAACCTCTAATTGTTAATGCTAAGATTGAACTACCAATAGTGATTAAAGATCTTATTAACTCTACCTTTGATGGGTTAATCAGTGGCAATGAGCCAATTCAGTCGTCAGAGGGATCAGGAGGAGCTTATTTCATGCAGGATTCATCTGCTCAAAAGTATGTCTCAGTTTTTAAGCCAATTGATGAGGAGCCAATGGCTGTGAATAATCCTCAGGGGTTACCCTTGTCACTTGATGGTGAAGGCTTGAAGAAGGGCACACGAGTAGGAGAAGGGGCATTGAGGGAAGTTGCAGCATACATTTTGGATCATCCAAGGAGTGGACGTCGCTCATATTGTTATAGGGAGAAGGGTTTTGCTGGGGTTCCCCCCACTGTTATGGTCAAGTGCTTGCACAGAGGATTCAATCATCCAGACGGTTTTGAGTGTGCAGCCAAAAATGTTAAGATTGGGTCACTGCAGATGTTTGTGAAGAACAATGGCAGTTGTGAGGATATGGGCCCTCGTGCGTTCCCAGTGGATGAGGTGCACAAGATATCAGTGTTGGACATAAGGTTGGCGAATGCAGATAGGCATGCTGGGAACATATTGATTAGCAAAGATCATAAAGATGGTCAGATTGTGCTTATTCCCATTGATCATGGCTATTGCTTGCCTGAGAATGTAAgtgttttgttcttcttctgaCAATGCTTGCTTAAATACTGGATAcaattttgtttgtgtttagtTTAAAGGGTGTATCCTCTCTTGTTTGCTTAATTCAATCTCCCCATGTATTGTTGATTTTCATTGTGGTTGCTTATTGACTCCGAGACATAGTTGGTGTCTTTGGCAGAAAATTATGTATGTTCCCTGTGATGATATACTTCAAAATCTAGTTCAATTGTCTATTTCACTTACTATGTTGTTTAATTTGCTGCAAACTGGAAAAAGTTAAAAGCATTGTTGGCTGTTTTGCTTGTCCTAATTTTGTGCCACTGTGCAATATGTTCTCACTTTGATTAGATTTCCGTATCCTTCTCTTTGCATCCTTTTATCTTTCTGGTTTAATAGGATATGCAACAGTTCAACAAATTATGCTATGCTTTCCTGTATAATTCTCATCTTTTACATTGAACTTCTGCAATGCTATGCTTTCCAAAGAAATTGCATTGTACGTTATCCACTCTATTTTTAGTTACAAACTAacagtttttctattttttaagaTCATTACACCCATTTGTCTCCAATACTTCTTCTGTCTATTACTTCCTCTcatttttgcttcttctcacTGCAGTTTGAAGATTGTACATTTGACTGGCTCTACTGGCCTCAAGCTAAAGAACCTTACTCCCCTGACACAATTGATTATATTAAATCAATGGATGCTGAACAAGACATTGAACTTCTGAAGTTTCATGGGTGGCACATACCACCTGAGTGTGCCCGCACCCTTCGCATTTCCACCATGCTTCTAAAGAAAGGTGTAGAGAGAGGACTCACCCCCTTTGCCATTGGAAGCATCATGTGCAGGGAAACCTTAAAGAAGGAATCTGTGATTGAGCAGATTGTTCAAGAAGCATCAGAAGCTGTGCTCCCGGGTACAAGTGAAGCTGCATTTCTGGAGTCTGTATCACTGATCATGGATCGCTGCCTTGATAAGCTATCCCCATAAGGCCAAGCAGTAAATATATAGGCATATAAATAATGTGCATATGTTACTTAGAATGTATtcctgattctcaaaaaaaaaaaaaaaaaagaaagtattcCTTAGTTTAACATGTACCGTTGCTTTGTTTCTGAAACTTTTTCCCCTTCTCCTCATTTGATTCGTAGATAGGTTTGTTCAGCATTAACCTCCTCCTTTCCCCGTCATTCTCTCCCCTATATTACCTGAATGAAAATCTTCAAACGTTTATAACAAAAAGATTCAAGTACCTGATGTCTCCTAAATTTCTATTATCTTTTAATGGTACTTTTACTATGTAgagtaatataatattatacttctcttttttttggttttttggtcgAAGACAACATAACCATAAGGTAAGACTGTTAATTTTATGCTAGCTTTTGTatattcttgtttttattttgtattgatACTTTGGGTTTTGCTTGCTTTAGTGTGGGAATTTGGTTATCACCGAGGCCCTAGTTTATGCCTTCAAATCTTGGATGCTATTTGGCGGATGGGCCCTTAAACAGGTACACAGATTCTGGTTTATGTTAGCAAACAAAGATATGGAGTGTTTTAAAGGACTTCTTGGAGGCATTGGCAATTGTATTTGAGGATGAAAATTTGATGCGTCTTATGGAGGCATTTTATTTGACAAGAAGATCTATTTGAGTATTGAGACTGGGTCAAAAAGTTTCATTTCAGGTCAATCTTATTGAAACTATTTCGAGGGAATGGAAATCTTGGTTGTGTGTTAAACAGAACATGACAGACTGTGTGAGGATGGTTTCAGTCCACAAGGGCAATTAACTTCATTGTATGATTGGTTGAATCCAGATGGTGGTTTGTACAGTAATTGTACACAAGATATGGATTTTCGAGTTATATACGATGCAGTCGGCTTAGTTGATGCCAAGGTCTTTTCTGTTTTGAGGGAAGGGAATTGATTTTGGAAGCTTGTTAGGTTTTGAGGCTTTGGTGGACATTCAAAGCAGGTTGTGCATAGTGGATCTAGAAGAGGAGGCAAGCACATGTGGATCAGTGGGAACGTCTACTTGTGCAGAAGCCTAGAACAACCAAGCTCCCAGAGGTTAATTGGTGGAGAGGCTTCCTATATGGTTGGAAATTCTTAATagtttatcaattaaaattaagtAGGTGTAATGGGGGTGTTTCTGTGGAAGTGGAACCTTAAATGTGTATTATGTAGAGTTGTAGACAGAGCATAAAATGAAGAACACTATTTATAAAAACCAGTTCCAGAGAAAGGGTCAAGGAAGAGGAAGGCAGAGCCAAACACAAAAAGTaagaaagctttttttttttttttttttttttttttggtgccaaacgtaatttaagtttttggtGCTAAATGTAATTTAAGCTTTTGTTAATGCTAcagccacaaactattttacaatatttttacaaaatgttgatatgaccaatttcttattggttttcatctaagcttaccattaatatcacttttttatttactaataattacGCACcacatctaaattttttttataaaatagtttatagttTAAGCATTATTCTTTGTTAATCTATGGTTTAGTCCCACACTATAAATAACCTGATTGAACTTTTTAACCAGGATGGAATTAGACCTTGATATCTGGAAGACTTTTCACATAGCCCATTAAGTGctaaaatttgagatttaagCCCTTGTCTTACATCAATGAGAAACAATAATATTCTTATAGCATCCAAAGCTGATATATTGTATGTGTGGTGATTATTTGATTAATAGTCCAAGCTGAAGGATATTATTGCACTGGTCACCTCTGGGCCAATGAAGCGAAAAGAGTACAAACTACAGagtacaaactacaaagtacaaacacTTTCTGGGACAAGGCCATATGCCATTGCAGTGACACTCTTGGCACAGAAATGGTCTAGTCTGTTTGGATGAACTTACTTTCCAATTTATTTCAGATTTGACATAACACACTCTACATGGATGTGGTCCTTGACATGCTTGCTAATCAAAATAGGGGCACATGCAAATACTGAAATTATTtgaccaaagaaaaaaattctaaaaatgaaaagcctctttctctctcataaaattaaaccttaaaagagttaaaactaacaaattttGTTGACGAAAAAAACGTAGAAATGAAAgattgcaaaataaaaatttactaacCTGATGAGTTTCTACAAATTGTATGGTATTAAGTTGTGAGTTTCAGACTGCAGGTTTCCAAAAGAGTTTCATTTTGGGTTTTCATCAATGATAAGTTTTGATGATAGTGAAAGTGTTACTGAACTATGTGATGTGATGATAGTGtgatggcttcatttcaacatttGTCGGGGCTGCGGATTAATGTAATGTGGATTTGTTacttttctctatttattttcttgaggaaaaaaaaaaaaaaaaaaaccttcaaaacGATATGGTACACGCAAAACTTTATTAGACAAGGCTCTATGATTGAACTTGTTGGTACACACTAATACACTATATGATTGAACTGGAGTGGTCCTATTTTTTCTAATCCTAATCAAAGTATATCCCATTATAGATAATATATTAGCGGTCCTTGCTTGCGTTATATCAAAGCAGTTCTATTCTATTACAGTTGGCCTCTACTGAAAGATGGACATGGATGGTGATCTTTTGTGTTTGATAGGATAGAGTTGTAGATTCTATTTTGGATGAATTGATAGTATAACTAGCTCCAAACTTTCACaggaaaactttttctttttacaagtTTGTAAAAGAGTCCTCATTCGCAAGAGtctaagggtgagtttggttcagctatttgtaaaagtgcataatgaaaaagttgagttttcaaaaagtgcataataaaaaagtgcattttcaaaaagttgagtgttttgtaaaagctgttaaaaaatgctttttgaaaaagctgttaaaaaatgctttttgaaaaagctgagtgtttagctaacacttataaaagtggcagtttgaaggataaattaccaaaaaggacaatgtatatataagggagtttatttcatactttttatttttattttttatttgagtttgtttcatacttaaatcaactacttcatcatacttaaatcaatttttctctttttaaaaaaaattatttttttctcactaatattagctaataataacctaccacttaagatttattgtgaaaatatggtgataaaaattgatattgattttaattttaacatactattaaaattatttttttctctttctaaaaaaattatttttttctcaccaatattagctaataataacctaccttaagatttattgtgaaaatattgtgatagcatttttttttctctttttttttctctccacacaCGTGGGctctccttccttttttttctttttttttttccctctttttttctcctccacacacgtacccacactcttttctttttctttttttttccttctttcctcttttattcCCTACCATACCACTTCCTCAGTCCAGAACATTCCACAGACAgagctctccttcttcttctttttttcctcttagcactTCATCTGTAACAACCATGCAAGAACTCATCCAACTCCAGAACGTACCCTTAAGTGCTTGGATCGGGAAGATTGGATGATCGGAACCAACCACCATTGTATTGCGCTCGAACCAAACACCACTGTATTGCGCTCGAACAGTTGAGCAGCCACCGGCCAATTTTCAACCCCgatctccttcttctttttctattttttttccttgttcttgATTAGTTGTTGTTtctgattttagatttgtcagaTCGGcttcgatttttttttcttgatcttttattgtctttctaatttttttttttttttttttttctgttcttgatctactgttgttgttgttttgattttagatttgttgtttaatagagggtaatttggtaatttctTGTGAGCCCAACGGATATATCAAAACGCGCAATTCACGTTTTGATTTATGGACCTCAAGAGGTCCATAAATTTTGCGCGTTTTGGACGCTATTTTTGCTTGAGCCGAAAACGCAATTTTTCTTCAGCTTTTTCTAATATGCGCGTTTTCAACTCCTAAAAGTGCaaacaaacgcacactaaatTGTGTAAGTGTTTTATGTTGGGTTTAAGAAGTGATGAGAGGcttaaaagaaaagtttttatgTTTCTCTCGAGGGAAACGGTACAAAACAGGGATGATGTATATAGATGTCTGCCTGTTTGGTAATGTGTTAACAAATCCCACTTTTCTtttaagtgtgtgtatatatatatttttaacaaaagtaTAATTCTATAACAAGTGGcacaacttttgtcacaacttgCCAATGTTGCGAGTTGTGGTAAAAATTATGCCACTTGTTGTGGCActagactttttgtttttttaatcttcatTGAAAAATTCACTCCTTTCACAATTCAATTCACTTGGATCCCGCCACAAAACACTATAACAAGGGTATTCCAtgcttttttttgggtgaatatTGATGTGCCTCTATAtagagttttttgtttttttttaaaaaaaactaagctGTTTATTCCCAAGCTAGT is part of the Quercus robur chromosome 9, dhQueRobu3.1, whole genome shotgun sequence genome and harbors:
- the LOC126698232 gene encoding phosphatidylinositol 4-kinase gamma 3: MSIASVALSPVLEESLCFPSRSTGLYGPCSSESILVYIADAGSVVPMCVMESDSIALVKLRIQNHKGYYVKKQKLVCEGRELARNNTSVRDYGLSEGIVLHLVVKLSDLQAITVRTVCGKEFEFQVDRNRNVGYVKQQIAKKGKGFVDLKDQELLCDGEELEDQRLINDICKNNDTVIHLLVRKSAKVRVKPVEKDLVVSIEALNLKEKGAGVREHQWGALSGGRPVIESMPLQRDFLLEPLIVNAKIELPIVIKDLINSTFDGLISGNEPIQSSEGSGGAYFMQDSSAQKYVSVFKPIDEEPMAVNNPQGLPLSLDGEGLKKGTRVGEGALREVAAYILDHPRSGRRSYCYREKGFAGVPPTVMVKCLHRGFNHPDGFECAAKNVKIGSLQMFVKNNGSCEDMGPRAFPVDEVHKISVLDIRLANADRHAGNILISKDHKDGQIVLIPIDHGYCLPENFEDCTFDWLYWPQAKEPYSPDTIDYIKSMDAEQDIELLKFHGWHIPPECARTLRISTMLLKKGVERGLTPFAIGSIMCRETLKKESVIEQIVQEASEAVLPGTSEAAFLESVSLIMDRCLDKLSP